DNA from Massilia antarctica:
GTGAAAACTGCCAACGTCCCATCCCTCCGAGTCACCCCCGAATTGCGCAAAGCTGCCGAGAGCGTACTGAAAAACGGCGAATCCCTGTCCAGCTTCGTCGCCGAATCGCTGACACTGCAGATTCGGCATCGCCGCGCCCGGCGCGACTTTATCGCACGCGGTCAGGCCTCACGCCACGCGGCACGGG
Protein-coding regions in this window:
- a CDS encoding YlcI/YnfO family protein; the protein is MKTANVPSLRVTPELRKAAESVLKNGESLSSFVAESLTLQIRHRRARRDFIARGQASRHAAREAGEYCSADDVLRELDAVLAQAETPSAN